The following proteins come from a genomic window of Rhodospirillales bacterium:
- a CDS encoding SDR family NAD(P)-dependent oxidoreductase, which yields MNQIDLKGRVAVVTGAASGIGRATAKRLGADGAALELWDAAADGLAETADSTGGTATVLSVADDDAVAAAAAAAAERHGRVDILVNCAGIAGDIAPVAEADPAEWRRVIEVNLTGTFLCCRAVVPHMVRSGYGRIVNIASVAGKEGNPNAAHYSASKAGVITFTRALGKEVAGSGVLVNCITPAVIDTAILGQVTEAQVKYMVERIPLGRMGRPEEVAALIAWLSSEECSFSTAAAFDLSGGRTTY from the coding sequence ATGAACCAGATTGATCTGAAGGGCCGCGTCGCCGTCGTGACAGGCGCCGCGAGTGGCATCGGCCGCGCGACGGCGAAGCGTCTCGGCGCCGACGGGGCCGCTCTCGAACTTTGGGACGCCGCCGCCGACGGCCTGGCGGAGACCGCCGACAGCACCGGGGGGACGGCAACGGTCCTCAGTGTCGCCGACGATGACGCCGTGGCCGCCGCCGCCGCAGCGGCGGCGGAACGGCACGGGCGCGTCGACATCCTCGTCAACTGCGCGGGTATCGCCGGCGACATCGCTCCGGTCGCGGAAGCGGACCCGGCCGAATGGCGACGCGTGATCGAAGTCAACCTGACCGGAACGTTCCTCTGCTGCCGAGCGGTCGTGCCGCACATGGTGCGCTCGGGCTACGGCCGGATCGTCAACATCGCGTCCGTCGCGGGCAAGGAAGGCAACCCGAATGCCGCCCACTACAGCGCTTCGAAGGCAGGCGTGATCACGTTTACGCGCGCGCTCGGCAAGGAAGTGGCAGGCAGCGGCGTACTCGTGAACTGCATCACGCCGGCGGTGATTGACACGGCCATACTGGGGCAGGTCACCGAAGCGCAGGTGAAGTACATGGTCGAGCGCATCCCGCTCGGTCGCATGGGACGCCCCGAAGAAGTCGCCGCCCTCATCGCGTGGCTGTCGTCGGAGGAGTGCTCGTTCTCGACCGCTGCGGCCTTCGATCTCTCGGGCGGTCGTACCACGTACTGA
- a CDS encoding 4-hydroxy-4-methyl-2-oxoglutarate aldolase: MIGDPLALRIHTPVGRATPEQVAAVAGAPTSFLADAQQGWNCMDVRIRPLDPDMRFAGIAVTASGGPRDNLAAIAALDVVAPGDVLVLATGRDESGAVIGDHYAAVAKQNGVIGIVTDGLVRDAAGIRAKGPPTFSRGLRPNGGYRNGPGELNGPVSVGDVVVQPGDIVVADEDGVVVVPRVHAERVISALADVQAKEDALEERMARGEITTLWDRARYAERGVEEI; encoded by the coding sequence ATGATCGGCGACCCGCTCGCCCTCCGGATTCACACGCCGGTCGGACGGGCAACGCCTGAGCAGGTGGCGGCCGTGGCCGGCGCGCCAACCAGTTTCCTCGCCGATGCTCAACAGGGCTGGAACTGCATGGACGTGAGGATTCGGCCGCTCGACCCGGACATGCGTTTTGCCGGCATTGCCGTCACCGCCTCGGGCGGGCCGCGTGACAATCTTGCAGCGATAGCAGCGCTTGATGTTGTGGCGCCGGGCGATGTTCTGGTACTGGCCACCGGGCGCGATGAGAGCGGGGCAGTCATCGGCGACCACTACGCTGCGGTTGCCAAGCAGAATGGGGTGATCGGGATCGTCACGGACGGCTTGGTGCGTGATGCGGCGGGTATCCGCGCCAAGGGCCCCCCGACGTTTTCGCGAGGACTCAGGCCGAACGGTGGGTACCGCAACGGACCGGGGGAGCTGAACGGCCCCGTCAGCGTAGGCGACGTGGTCGTGCAGCCGGGAGACATCGTGGTGGCTGACGAAGATGGCGTGGTGGTGGTGCCTCGCGTCCACGCCGAACGGGTGATCTCTGCGCTGGCGGACGTGCAGGCAAAGGAAGACGCGCTCGAGGAGCGGATGGCTCGCGGCGAGATCACGACCTTGTGGGACCGTGCCCGCTACGCGGAACGCGGTGTCGAAGAGATTTGA
- the hisD gene encoding histidinol dehydrogenase, with amino-acid sequence MARHLKTGISDDAKADADAKVRQTVEDILAQIETRGDAAVREYSERFDRWSPETFRLDRAAIDACYARVSARERADIEFAQAQIRNFASIQRDALQDVEHETMPGVVLGHKNIPVNSVGSYVPGGKYPMVASAHMSVVTAKVAGVKRIVTCAPPYEGEPNPAIVVAQDLGGADEIYCLGGVQAVGAMALGTESIAPVDMLVGPGNMFVAEAKRQLFGRVGIDLFAGPTETLVIADDSVDGELCAADLLGQAEHGPTSPAILLTNSEALARDTLTEVERQLETLATAETAGQAWRDYGQVIVCDGYDEMITVADAIAAEHVQVMTRDPQYFLDRLTNYGALFLGPETNVSYGDKVIGTNHTLPTRGAARYTGGLWVGKFIKTCTYQRISEEASVAVGQYCSRLCALEHFAGHKEQADIRLRRYGGMNVRGLEALPGAD; translated from the coding sequence ATGGCCCGTCACCTCAAGACCGGGATCAGCGACGACGCCAAGGCGGATGCCGACGCCAAGGTACGGCAGACGGTCGAGGACATTCTGGCCCAGATCGAGACGCGCGGGGACGCCGCCGTCCGCGAATACTCGGAGCGTTTTGACCGGTGGTCACCGGAAACGTTCCGCCTCGATCGGGCGGCCATCGACGCCTGCTACGCCCGCGTGAGCGCCCGCGAGCGCGCCGACATCGAATTCGCACAGGCCCAGATCCGCAACTTTGCCTCGATCCAGCGGGATGCGCTGCAAGACGTGGAGCACGAGACCATGCCGGGCGTCGTACTCGGCCACAAGAACATCCCGGTCAACAGCGTGGGATCCTATGTTCCCGGTGGCAAGTATCCGATGGTCGCTTCGGCACACATGAGCGTGGTGACGGCCAAGGTCGCGGGCGTAAAGAGGATCGTCACGTGCGCGCCGCCCTACGAGGGCGAGCCAAATCCGGCGATCGTCGTTGCCCAAGACCTCGGCGGAGCCGACGAGATCTATTGCCTCGGCGGCGTGCAGGCGGTCGGCGCCATGGCGCTTGGTACCGAATCCATCGCGCCGGTCGACATGCTCGTCGGGCCGGGCAACATGTTCGTCGCCGAGGCCAAGCGGCAGCTGTTCGGGCGCGTCGGCATCGACCTCTTCGCCGGCCCCACCGAAACGCTGGTCATCGCCGACGACTCCGTCGACGGCGAACTGTGTGCGGCCGACCTGCTCGGGCAGGCCGAACACGGACCGACTTCCCCGGCCATCCTGCTGACGAATTCGGAGGCCCTGGCCCGCGACACGCTGACGGAGGTCGAACGGCAGCTCGAAACCCTGGCCACGGCTGAAACCGCCGGGCAGGCCTGGCGCGACTACGGCCAGGTGATCGTCTGCGACGGCTACGACGAGATGATCACGGTGGCCGACGCCATCGCGGCCGAGCATGTCCAGGTGATGACCCGGGACCCGCAGTACTTTCTCGACCGACTGACGAATTACGGGGCGCTGTTTCTCGGCCCCGAGACCAACGTGTCCTACGGAGACAAGGTGATCGGCACCAACCACACGCTCCCGACCCGGGGGGCGGCCAGGTACACCGGCGGTCTGTGGGTCGGCAAGTTCATCAAGACATGCACCTACCAACGGATTTCCGAGGAAGCCTCGGTTGCGGTCGGCCAATACTGCTCCCGGCTCTGCGCCCTCGAACACTTTGCCGGCCACAAGGAGCAGGCGGATATCCGCCTGCGTCGGTACGGAGGGATGAACGTCCGGGGGCTGGAGGCGCTGCCAGGCGCCGACTAA
- the pdxA gene encoding 4-hydroxythreonine-4-phosphate dehydrogenase PdxA, whose protein sequence is MPDATRPPHLPRFGVTLGDPGGIGPEIVVKALAALPADMRRRIVIIGDIAALRRAEQAFGRGSHPAATCILEDTGATDGPAPVGTASAAGGAASHAAVVRAVELARAGSINVIVTAPISKEALHLAGHPYDGHTGLLAHLCGVDDPFMLLAAPDFAVIHVSAHVPLQVAIDRVRTARILDAIQTGARHFRRMGVRAPRIRVAGLNPHAGEGGILGSEDEAEIAPAVAQARATGLDVTGPHPPDTVFRLAAAGEADLVVAQYHDQGHIPVKLNAFDAAVNVTLGLPILRVSVDHGTAFDIAWQGVARPDNLHAALAYADRLAGTPGSD, encoded by the coding sequence ATGCCTGACGCAACCCGACCTCCCCATTTGCCGCGGTTTGGCGTAACGCTGGGCGATCCCGGAGGAATCGGGCCCGAAATCGTCGTCAAGGCCCTGGCGGCTCTCCCGGCGGACATGCGGCGCCGGATCGTCATCATCGGCGACATCGCCGCCCTTCGGCGCGCGGAGCAGGCGTTTGGGCGCGGCTCGCATCCTGCCGCGACGTGCATTCTCGAGGACACCGGCGCCACCGACGGGCCCGCCCCGGTCGGCACAGCCTCGGCCGCCGGCGGAGCCGCGAGCCATGCCGCAGTGGTGCGGGCCGTCGAACTGGCCCGCGCCGGCTCGATCAATGTCATCGTGACCGCCCCCATTTCCAAGGAAGCGCTCCACCTCGCCGGCCATCCGTACGACGGGCACACCGGCCTGCTCGCCCATCTGTGCGGTGTCGATGATCCCTTCATGCTGCTGGCAGCGCCGGACTTTGCCGTGATCCACGTCTCGGCGCACGTGCCGCTCCAGGTGGCGATTGATCGGGTGCGCACAGCGCGAATCCTCGACGCGATCCAGACCGGTGCGCGTCACTTCCGGCGGATGGGTGTCCGTGCTCCGCGGATCCGGGTTGCCGGCCTCAACCCCCATGCCGGCGAGGGCGGCATCCTGGGATCGGAGGACGAAGCCGAAATCGCGCCCGCCGTGGCGCAGGCTCGGGCCACGGGCCTTGACGTCACCGGACCACACCCGCCGGACACGGTGTTCCGGTTGGCGGCAGCAGGCGAAGCCGATCTGGTGGTGGCCCAGTACCATGACCAGGGGCACATCCCGGTCAAGCTGAACGCGTTCGACGCGGCAGTGAATGTGACGCTGGGGCTTCCGATTCTCCGTGTCTCGGTCGACCACGGGACCGCCTTCGACATTGCCTGGCAGGGTGTCGCGCGACCCGACAATCTGCACGCGGCGCTTGCCTATGCCGACCGACTGGCCGGGACGCCGGGATCTGATTGA
- the argS gene encoding arginine--tRNA ligase: protein MSRKEGQPDVTVPVSGDAPIPALRRHVMEAVRQVAGTSSVPRGDWEPLLQRAVTLSPPRDPAHGDLATNASLVLAKRVGMSPRDFADLLARALPGAAGIESAETAGPGFVNLRIAPSAWIPALRAAVAAGADYGRSGMGEATPINVEYVSANPTGPLHVGHGRGAVLGDATAALLAFAGFTVTREYYVNDAGGQIDQLARSLHHRYRMAAGAESAPPGGGLYPGEYLKPVADELFATDGGQMVAAAENVWLEQFRETGVGAMMKLIDRDLAQLGIRFDVFVSERDLREAGRVDDAVGVLEERDLVYTGVPPRPKGEAGEAWEPRPQLLFRASRFGDDADRPLRRANGEWTYFAGDLAYHFDKFRRGFSEQINVWGADHGGYAKRVRAGLAALSEDSASLDVKFCQLVRVTRAGQPVRMSKRDGNIVTLESVLGEVGPDVFRFLMLMRRPDAPLDFDLSEAVRQSKDNPVYYVQYAHARICSVFRRVQDHGELRDLDVASEAEPTLLTDPREVALMREVALWPEQVEAAARAREPHRIAFQLSELAARYHELWTAGARGEPSLRTLIPGDRPRTAARLLLGDAVRAVLRAGLSILGVTPVEEMR, encoded by the coding sequence GTGTCTCGGAAGGAAGGCCAGCCGGACGTGACGGTCCCGGTGTCCGGTGACGCGCCGATCCCGGCGCTTCGCCGCCACGTCATGGAGGCGGTTCGGCAGGTTGCCGGCACGTCGTCGGTCCCCAGGGGGGACTGGGAACCGCTGCTGCAGCGCGCGGTGACACTGAGTCCACCGCGCGACCCCGCGCACGGGGACCTGGCCACGAACGCCAGCCTGGTCCTTGCAAAGCGGGTCGGGATGAGCCCGCGGGATTTCGCCGATCTCCTGGCACGCGCGCTGCCGGGGGCGGCCGGCATCGAGTCCGCGGAAACTGCGGGCCCTGGTTTCGTCAACCTGCGGATCGCGCCATCGGCATGGATTCCGGCATTGCGGGCGGCCGTGGCGGCTGGCGCGGACTACGGTCGTTCCGGGATGGGCGAAGCGACGCCGATCAATGTCGAATACGTGTCGGCGAACCCGACCGGCCCGCTTCATGTAGGACACGGGCGTGGCGCCGTTCTGGGCGACGCGACCGCGGCCCTCCTGGCGTTTGCCGGCTTCACCGTCACCCGGGAGTACTACGTCAACGACGCCGGCGGCCAGATCGACCAGCTCGCTCGCTCGCTCCATCACCGTTACCGCATGGCGGCCGGCGCCGAGAGCGCGCCGCCGGGGGGGGGCCTGTACCCGGGCGAGTACCTCAAGCCGGTGGCTGATGAGCTCTTTGCGACGGACGGCGGACAGATGGTCGCTGCTGCGGAGAACGTGTGGCTGGAGCAGTTCCGAGAGACCGGGGTCGGCGCGATGATGAAGCTGATCGACCGGGATCTGGCACAACTCGGCATTCGCTTCGATGTCTTTGTGTCGGAACGTGACCTGCGGGAGGCCGGACGCGTCGACGATGCCGTGGGCGTCCTGGAAGAGCGAGACCTCGTCTACACCGGAGTGCCGCCCAGGCCCAAGGGAGAGGCCGGCGAGGCGTGGGAGCCTCGCCCGCAACTGCTCTTCCGGGCCAGCCGGTTCGGCGACGATGCCGACCGCCCCCTGCGCCGGGCCAACGGTGAATGGACGTATTTCGCGGGCGACCTTGCCTACCACTTTGACAAGTTCCGCCGCGGTTTCAGCGAGCAGATCAACGTGTGGGGCGCTGACCACGGAGGGTACGCCAAGCGCGTGCGGGCGGGACTCGCTGCCCTCAGCGAGGACTCGGCCAGTCTCGACGTCAAGTTCTGCCAGCTGGTGCGGGTCACACGTGCCGGGCAGCCGGTGCGGATGTCGAAGCGCGACGGCAACATCGTGACGCTGGAGTCCGTCCTCGGCGAGGTGGGCCCGGACGTATTCCGATTCCTTATGCTGATGCGGCGGCCGGACGCGCCGCTGGATTTTGACCTGTCGGAGGCGGTGCGCCAGTCAAAGGACAATCCGGTCTACTACGTCCAATATGCTCACGCCCGGATCTGTTCGGTGTTCCGACGGGTCCAGGACCATGGGGAACTAAGAGACCTCGACGTCGCCTCCGAGGCTGAACCGACGTTGCTCACCGATCCCCGGGAGGTGGCACTGATGCGGGAAGTCGCGCTCTGGCCCGAACAGGTCGAAGCGGCAGCGCGCGCCCGCGAGCCCCACCGCATCGCATTCCAGCTGTCGGAGCTCGCGGCCCGGTACCACGAGCTCTGGACGGCCGGTGCCCGTGGCGAGCCGTCCCTGCGGACACTGATCCCCGGCGACCGGCCGCGGACCGCGGCACGCCTGCTGCTGGGTGATGCGGTGCGGGCGGTGTTGCGCGCCGGCCTGTCGATTCTGGGCGTGACCCCGGTGGAGGAGATGCGATGA
- a CDS encoding SPOR domain-containing protein: MNRVGGLVVAAVLVGGFGIGAWMYFEGYFGTGDRDTASVPIVEPLPEPIRQRPEDPGGYQADARGSALLEGAEPDTGPERLLPSTEEPLARPRVEPAEPPPEVVPDAEAAVAQEAVEEPAAAVEERPKLPEPRHPRSAWKASVQLLAIRSRDRAVVEAQRLLATHPDVFGNLDFRVREFKVSEQERVQRLQAGPFETRKDAGEVCNRLEKRGVPCFVAKGQ, translated from the coding sequence ATGAATCGGGTAGGCGGATTGGTGGTGGCCGCCGTGCTCGTCGGCGGATTCGGAATCGGTGCCTGGATGTACTTCGAGGGCTACTTCGGGACCGGTGATCGGGACACCGCATCTGTCCCCATAGTGGAGCCGTTGCCGGAACCGATCCGTCAACGCCCGGAGGACCCGGGCGGGTACCAGGCTGATGCCCGCGGCAGCGCCCTGCTGGAGGGTGCGGAACCGGACACTGGTCCGGAACGGCTGCTGCCAAGTACCGAGGAACCGTTAGCCCGGCCCCGGGTGGAGCCTGCCGAGCCTCCCCCCGAAGTCGTACCGGACGCGGAAGCGGCCGTGGCTCAGGAAGCAGTGGAAGAGCCTGCGGCGGCGGTCGAGGAGCGGCCGAAACTCCCGGAGCCGCGTCATCCCCGCAGTGCGTGGAAAGCGTCGGTGCAGTTGCTGGCGATCCGTTCGCGCGACCGCGCGGTCGTGGAGGCGCAGCGCTTGCTCGCCACTCATCCCGACGTATTCGGCAACCTCGATTTCCGTGTGCGGGAGTTCAAGGTGTCGGAGCAGGAGCGGGTGCAGCGTTTGCAGGCCGGCCCCTTCGAGACCAGGAAGGACGCAGGCGAAGTCTGCAACCGGTTGGAGAAACGGGGCGTCCCCTGTTTCGTCGCCAAGGGGCAGTGA
- the nagZ gene encoding beta-N-acetylhexosaminidase codes for MTLPVIFGIAGPELRPEEQALFSEAAPFGFILFARNLDTPTQTVGLVKALREAAGAEVPVLIDQEGGRVQRFGPPHAPAYPPAAAYGQLAARDLGHAGDTVRIGHALLGRDLASLGIDVNCAPVLDLAMEEGHAVIGDRAFAGDPGVVAALGRAAMDGLGRAGVLPVVKHIPGHGRARADSHEQLPVVETPRQVLEATDFVPFRALRDAPVAMTAHVVYAALDADLPVTVSSKGIREFVRGRIGFEGLLLSDDLCMGALAGAMEQRACAALAAGCDIVLHCNGNFNEMTAVARAVPAMTDEATARWRTALAWLAARRAPEQVRSLEYRAFCERLPHG; via the coding sequence GTGACCCTTCCAGTCATTTTCGGCATTGCCGGACCGGAACTTCGCCCTGAAGAGCAAGCGTTATTCAGCGAAGCCGCTCCGTTCGGCTTCATTCTGTTCGCCCGAAACCTGGACACCCCCACGCAAACGGTCGGGCTGGTCAAAGCGCTCCGGGAGGCGGCCGGAGCAGAAGTGCCGGTCCTGATCGACCAGGAGGGTGGCCGCGTGCAGCGGTTTGGCCCGCCCCATGCGCCCGCCTATCCGCCGGCCGCCGCGTACGGGCAACTGGCGGCGCGCGATCTCGGTCATGCGGGCGACACGGTGCGGATCGGGCATGCCCTGCTGGGCCGCGATCTCGCAAGTCTCGGGATCGATGTGAACTGTGCGCCGGTGCTCGACCTGGCAATGGAAGAAGGCCATGCCGTCATCGGGGATCGCGCCTTTGCCGGCGACCCCGGCGTCGTGGCGGCGCTTGGTCGAGCGGCCATGGACGGGCTGGGGCGCGCAGGTGTGCTCCCGGTCGTCAAGCACATACCCGGTCATGGCCGCGCCAGGGCCGACAGCCACGAGCAGCTGCCGGTGGTCGAGACTCCGCGACAGGTTCTTGAGGCCACTGATTTCGTGCCGTTTCGCGCGCTTCGCGATGCGCCGGTCGCCATGACCGCGCACGTGGTCTATGCGGCGCTTGACGCCGACCTGCCCGTTACCGTTTCATCCAAAGGAATCCGCGAATTCGTGCGCGGCCGCATCGGGTTTGAGGGCCTGTTGCTGTCGGACGATCTTTGCATGGGAGCGCTCGCCGGCGCGATGGAGCAGCGAGCGTGTGCCGCGCTCGCGGCTGGCTGTGACATCGTCCTGCACTGCAACGGGAATTTCAATGAAATGACCGCCGTCGCGCGGGCGGTCCCTGCCATGACTGACGAGGCCACGGCGCGCTGGCGCACGGCGCTGGCCTGGCTGGCGGCGCGCCGGGCGCCGGAACAGGTCCGCAGTCTCGAGTATCGCGCCTTCTGCGAGCGTCTCCCGCATGGTTGA
- a CDS encoding site-2 protease family protein, with protein MVEQAGAIAYTLSVWALPALTAITLHEAAHGYVAEQFGDDTARQAGRVSLNPLRHVDPVGTVLLPLVLLLISPLVFGYAKPVPVRFFRLNPRRIGIAVVALAGPGMNLALALLAALLLHLVPGVPVGGGWVADNLVNALWINVLLALLNLLPVLPLDGGRVLYAALPPGWARRWSATERLGFPVLLGGLVLVPLAASALGAELPIFRWILGEPAQYVVSIIIRMVGLT; from the coding sequence ATGGTTGAACAGGCCGGTGCCATCGCCTACACGCTCTCGGTATGGGCACTGCCGGCGCTGACGGCGATCACACTCCACGAGGCGGCGCACGGCTACGTCGCGGAACAGTTCGGCGACGACACGGCGCGTCAGGCAGGCCGGGTGAGCCTCAATCCCCTGCGCCACGTCGATCCGGTAGGTACGGTCCTGCTGCCGCTCGTGCTCCTGTTGATCTCGCCGCTGGTGTTCGGCTACGCCAAGCCGGTGCCGGTGCGTTTTTTCCGCCTGAACCCGAGGCGGATCGGGATCGCGGTGGTGGCGCTGGCGGGGCCGGGCATGAACCTCGCGCTCGCGTTGCTGGCGGCGCTCCTGCTGCACCTGGTTCCGGGCGTTCCGGTCGGCGGTGGCTGGGTTGCCGACAATCTGGTGAATGCGCTCTGGATTAACGTGCTCCTGGCGCTCCTCAATCTGCTCCCGGTGCTGCCGCTGGACGGCGGGCGCGTGCTGTACGCCGCGCTGCCGCCCGGGTGGGCGCGTCGCTGGTCCGCGACCGAGCGCCTCGGGTTCCCGGTGCTGCTCGGGGGGCTGGTGCTGGTGCCACTCGCGGCATCCGCACTCGGCGCCGAACTTCCCATATTTCGGTGGATTCTTGGCGAACCGGCCCAATATGTGGTATCTATCATCATTCGCATGGTGGGGCTGACGTGA
- a CDS encoding aldolase/citrate lyase family protein has translation MRENAVQRIWQEGGAVVNGWLAIPNSFAAEVMGGCGWDSVTIDLQHGLSDFSDTVQMLQALSTTPVTPLTRVPTLEPGIIGRLLDAGSYGIICPMVNTPEQCAQLVSYCKYAPEGVRSFGPIRAAIYGGPDYLDKANETILAIAMVETAEAVANVDAIVATPGLDGIYVGPSDLALSLGERPQMDTDNPVVTEAMATILAAAKRAGVPAGLHCLSPEYSLQKIREGFQFVSIANDTRILTAAAQEQIATVRQGLAN, from the coding sequence ATGCGCGAGAACGCCGTTCAGAGAATTTGGCAGGAAGGCGGCGCCGTCGTGAACGGCTGGCTTGCCATTCCGAACAGTTTCGCTGCCGAGGTCATGGGGGGATGCGGATGGGACTCCGTGACCATCGACCTGCAGCACGGACTGAGCGATTTTTCCGACACCGTGCAGATGTTGCAGGCGCTGTCGACGACCCCGGTGACGCCCCTTACGCGCGTCCCGACGCTGGAACCCGGAATCATTGGAAGGCTTCTCGACGCCGGGAGCTACGGCATCATCTGTCCGATGGTCAACACGCCCGAGCAGTGCGCGCAACTGGTTTCCTACTGCAAGTACGCCCCTGAGGGAGTCCGAAGCTTCGGCCCGATTCGGGCCGCGATCTACGGCGGTCCCGATTACCTCGACAAGGCGAACGAGACCATCCTGGCGATCGCGATGGTCGAGACCGCGGAAGCCGTTGCGAACGTGGACGCAATCGTCGCCACGCCGGGCCTCGACGGAATCTACGTTGGCCCGTCGGACCTCGCGCTGTCACTCGGCGAGAGGCCGCAGATGGATACCGACAATCCAGTCGTCACCGAAGCGATGGCGACCATTCTGGCGGCGGCCAAGCGGGCCGGAGTACCGGCGGGGCTGCACTGCCTCAGCCCGGAGTATTCCTTGCAGAAGATTCGCGAAGGATTCCAGTTCGTCTCGATCGCGAATGACACGCGCATCCTGACGGCCGCCGCGCAGGAGCAGATCGCCACCGTCAGGCAGGGTCTCGCAAACTGA
- a CDS encoding SDR family oxidoreductase has translation MIDTDGKPQGLPVWAQGLDGQVALVTGAGRGLGRACALALAEAGAAVVAVARTEADLQRLASEATAPVETWVEDVTDEGLLGRIEGMDRLDVLVNNAGTNQPQPFPEVTDAALDRLLDLNVRSAFRVARSAARVMLRRKSGSIIHMSSQMGHVGAADRSVYCMTKHAIEGLTKAMGVELGPQGIRVNAVAPTFIETPMTRPYLEDPAFAEFVRNMIKMNRYGSVDDVAAAVLYLASPASSIVNGTSLRVDGGWTAH, from the coding sequence ATGATCGATACTGACGGAAAACCGCAGGGACTGCCGGTCTGGGCGCAGGGACTTGATGGTCAGGTTGCGCTGGTGACCGGCGCCGGGCGCGGCCTGGGCCGGGCGTGTGCGCTGGCATTGGCCGAGGCGGGCGCGGCGGTCGTCGCGGTGGCCCGGACCGAGGCGGATCTGCAACGTCTGGCCAGCGAGGCGACGGCGCCGGTCGAGACCTGGGTCGAGGACGTGACCGACGAAGGCCTACTAGGCCGCATCGAAGGGATGGACCGCCTCGACGTGCTGGTGAATAACGCCGGCACGAATCAGCCGCAGCCGTTTCCGGAGGTCACCGACGCGGCCCTTGACCGCTTGCTGGATCTCAACGTGCGTTCTGCTTTCCGGGTGGCCCGAAGTGCCGCCCGCGTGATGCTTCGCAGAAAATCCGGGTCGATCATCCACATGAGTTCGCAGATGGGTCACGTGGGTGCCGCCGATCGGTCCGTGTACTGCATGACGAAGCATGCAATCGAGGGCCTCACCAAGGCCATGGGCGTCGAGCTCGGACCGCAGGGGATTCGGGTCAACGCGGTGGCGCCGACGTTCATCGAGACGCCAATGACGCGTCCCTACTTGGAGGATCCCGCCTTCGCCGAGTTCGTCCGCAACATGATCAAGATGAACCGGTACGGTAGCGTCGACGATGTGGCGGCGGCCGTCCTCTATCTGGCCTCTCCGGCATCGAGCATCGTAAACGGGACAAGCCTAAGGGTGGATGGCGGCTGGACCGCGCACTGA
- a CDS encoding hydroxyacid dehydrogenase translates to MANQRKVMLVQGMPAAGRSLLEARDDVLVEECSNDELDTLLERMRDVAAVTLRTTICDRKFIEAAPKLEAVARFGVGYDSVDVEALTERGIPLLIAGEANSRSVAEHAVFMMMALAKRSLQYHGAVQGRRFQDRFGTERDNTELFRKRLLVIGFGRIGTRTTSIGKGLGMAVDVFDPYVEDAAVERAGARRVARLAEALPTADFVTVHCPRNAETEGLIGAAELGLMKPTAILVNTARGGIIDEEALVEALRGGGIRAAGLDVFDLEPPPDDHPLLDLENVLFSPHVAGVTNESMRAMAEVTCQNVLDAFDGRIKPAHIVNPEVLE, encoded by the coding sequence ATGGCGAATCAGCGCAAAGTGATGCTGGTGCAGGGCATGCCGGCAGCGGGACGCTCCCTTCTCGAGGCCCGCGACGACGTCCTGGTCGAGGAGTGCTCCAACGATGAGCTCGACACGCTGCTCGAGCGCATGAGAGATGTCGCTGCAGTGACCCTGCGCACGACCATCTGCGACCGGAAATTCATCGAGGCTGCACCGAAGCTGGAAGCGGTGGCGCGCTTTGGCGTCGGTTACGACTCCGTGGACGTTGAGGCGCTGACCGAGCGTGGCATCCCGCTGTTGATCGCCGGCGAAGCCAACTCGAGGTCGGTCGCGGAGCATGCCGTCTTCATGATGATGGCGCTTGCCAAGCGCTCCCTCCAATACCACGGGGCGGTGCAGGGACGCCGCTTCCAGGATCGGTTCGGGACCGAGCGGGACAATACCGAATTGTTCCGAAAACGGCTGCTGGTGATCGGCTTCGGTCGAATTGGCACCCGTACGACGTCGATCGGCAAGGGACTTGGAATGGCGGTCGACGTCTTCGATCCCTACGTCGAGGACGCTGCCGTGGAACGGGCTGGCGCCCGCCGCGTTGCGCGCCTGGCGGAGGCGCTCCCGACGGCGGATTTTGTCACCGTCCATTGTCCCCGGAATGCCGAGACCGAAGGCCTGATCGGCGCCGCCGAGCTCGGTCTGATGAAGCCGACGGCCATCCTCGTCAATACTGCTCGCGGGGGAATCATCGACGAGGAGGCGCTGGTCGAAGCGCTCCGGGGCGGCGGAATTCGTGCCGCAGGCCTCGATGTCTTCGATCTGGAGCCGCCGCCGGACGACCATCCGCTTCTCGATCTTGAAAACGTGCTGTTTTCACCGCACGTGGCCGGTGTAACCAACGAATCCATGCGTGCCATGGCGGAAGTCACCTGCCAGAACGTATTGGACGCGTTCGACGGCCGGATCAAGCCCGCGCACATCGTCAATCCCGAAGTACTGGAGTAG